The DNA segment TTCCTGCAGGATTTTAATCTTATCGTCATCCGAAAATTTTCTTCTTAAATTTAATCCCATTTTTTACCCCCCATTGACTTTAATTATAGTGTCTTATTTTATTCCAGTCAATTAGGGGGCTAATACACAACCGGCTTTTGCAAGCCTGCCATTTTAACGACGGGTGGTTGACTATTTTCCTCCGTTTTCGCTTTTATTTTTAATCTGTTTTACAAACCATGCCTTGCACCCGACCGTAAATATCGGAATGAGCCCCGATAAAACAAATATGAAAGCAAGTTTTATCGAAATAGCAAGAAGCTCCGGACGTATCATCTTATAAAAAAACAGCGAATAATAGGCTCTTAATTTAGGCATCCTCGGAAAAATATGAGGCAGATAAAATACCGATACAAAATAATGTCCGAGCGACACGAAGCCCGACAGTTCATAAAAAAAATAAAAGAGCATGGACCCGAAAAGTCCGACCATCAGAATGATGGATATGCGGCCGAGCAGAAGCGACATTATAATCCCCCCTGTCATTCTGCCGCTCCACATGCTTGCGAGCACGAGGCATAAAATTAAGTAGCCGGCAAGGGGCAAAAGCGAAATGCCTACGAGCAAAGTTTCAAATCCGAGTCCTACGGAATGACCTCTGAAATAATGAATATAAGTAGGTAAGAAAATAGCTATTACCGGAAACATAAACAGGGTGAAAAATAGTTCTATGGCGCCGTGTTTCATGCCGACGCTCATATATTTTATTTTATCCCTGTACGGGATCCTGTCCGGGTCGAGCGGAATGCCTTTGCTTTCGGCTACGCGCCATTTCTGCACTTCGGAAAGCACGTCTATCAAAGTGACGACGGGTTTTTTCTTTTCCCTTATAAGCGGCGGCTGCGAACCGCGGCCGTTAGGAACCGCAGAATATATATCCTCATTAGAACCTTCGTATTTCCATGAATCGTAAGCCATGCAACCCTCCGAAAAAATTTAATTTATAGATTAATAAAGCGGCAAGAATAGAAAGCGGCAGAAGCACCAAAACGAATTCAGCGAAGCTTCCGGCTTTTATGAGACGTAAGGCGAACCGCCTGCCTGACAACGGCCATAAAAGGAGTATTCCTTCGTAATTTAACGTATCCAGCGCAAAGTGCGACAGGACGCATAGGACAAAAACAAATATCATTCCCGGCGAAACTAAAAACCCGCCTCCCGAATAAAGTTCGGCTAGTTTAATTCCTATAATGCACAAAACTACAAAAAGAAACGTGTGCGTAATACCTCTGTGCTTCAGCATTACGCTCGTATCAGTCCTGCGTCCCATAATAAGGTCGATGTCTGGAAGAACGGAACCGGCAAGTCCCGCAAAAAAATAAAAAGGAAGGGTTTTATCGTAAGGAATATTGGCTAAATCGATATAAGCGGCGGAAACCAAAACCCCGCCGGCTAAATGCGTTATACGAATCATATATTAATATCTCTCCCTTGCTATTATTATTTTTTTTACGTTGATTTTTGCTTCCATATAAGACAGCCTGACGGTTTCGTGATACAGCACGTCGGCGCAGCGCCTGCAAAAAATCCGGCTAAGATATGGAACGCTATTTTCCGTCAAAAAAAACAGATTAAAGCTGAGTTCTCCCGACAGACGTTTATTGCAGTTATCGCAGACTATAAATGCTTCTGATTTGTAAAAATATTTCACGATAAAAGCATTCTCGCTGGCAGCCATGTTTTTTATAGATTCCATACCTATTATGCCTCCTATCTTTCAAGCAAAAAAGTTAAAGTGTTATACCAGTAACCGGATCCTCTGTAGCCGTTTACGACTTTAAAGAGACGTCCGTTTTTATATACGGCGAAACTCGGAGTAGCGTGAATGCCGAGTTCCTCTCCTTTTTTTATTTCGGATTCGATGTAGGATTTGTCGAGTCCGTTTTCGGCACAAGATTTTATCTTCGAATACCTATAATGCCCAACGTATTTATTTAAAAAAGAGAAATCGCCGGAACTGTCCCATTTTTTTTGATATTCGAACAGCTTAAACCTTACGAGGAGATACTCGTTTCCGGAACATCCGGCGTATTCGGCGGCCTTGAACGAGAGAGGGTGCAGGGCGATTAAAGGATAATCCCTGAAATCCCACTCTATATATCCTTTTTTGACGAAATTTTTATATATATAAGGAAAGGTTTTTAGTTCGAACTTGCGGCACCAGGGACACTCGTAGTCGGAGTATTCGACTATTTTTACGTTAGAGCCGGCATTGCCGAGAACGTAAGAATACGCTCTTGAAGACAGAACCGGCAAAAAAAATAAAAATGTTAAAAAAAATAAAATATTTTTCATATTTTAACTTTTAACACTTTTAAGAAATTATGTCAATACGTATTATAAAAAAAGTGATATAAATTATTTAAATGCTTCAAAATCACAGTTATTTAATTGAAAGATTGAAAAAATAAGGGATAAAAACTATAAAAGACAGCAAAGGCCATAAAAGCAAAAAAGAAAATATAAGCAACATCCAAATTGGAAGCTTTTTATTAAAATAACGTTCGATATAATTTCTTATAGTGCTTACCAGAATACCAATATTCCAAACAATCATCAATATAGAAATCCCGATAAGCGCAGATCCGCAATAAAAGTCTATAAACGGCCTGCGAAATAATCCAGGATGAATTACTGCGTAAAGACCAACATATCCTACGATACTAAATACTACAAGATTATTTAAAAAATTTGCGAAAGGTTCAAAAATAATTTTTCGCCATCTTTTTTCGCATTCTTCTTCCGACATGTTGCTCCCCAGAATAAATCTAACTAGTTATAGTTATAATAATGTATTTACAATATTTTATTATATTCCGTAAAGCTTTAATAACTTTTACACCTTACAATAGAATAAAATAAGTTAATTATATTAAAAACCGCTATATTCTTAAATATATGATTTTTTATTGCGGATGTAAAACTTAAATTTAGACTTAGTAATCAGGCATAATGTCAGTAAGCATATAGTCTTGCTGATTTTTTGTCCCGATTACGGACAATTCTGCCATTAATGCTTTATTTTGCATAGGTTTAAAAGGTATTTCTCATCTGAAATTTTTTTAGGAATTTTTAATTTTATTTTCAAAATCACGTTCTGCTTTCGCATTTTCTTTTTCGATTTTTGCATCCCTCGCTTTTCTGGCTGTAGATTCCATAAGTTATTGATACTATTTAAAATTATTTTTTTGATTTTATCATATTTTTTAAAAATATAAATTACAAAATTTAATGAAACT comes from the Candidatus Acidulodesulfobacterium acidiphilum genome and includes:
- a CDS encoding metal-dependent hydrolase — encoded protein: MIRITHLAGGVLVSAAYIDLANIPYDKTLPFYFFAGLAGSVLPDIDLIMGRRTDTSVMLKHRGITHTFLFVVLCIIGIKLAELYSGGGFLVSPGMIFVFVLCVLSHFALDTLNYEGILLLWPLSGRRFALRLIKAGSFAEFVLVLLPLSILAALLIYKLNFFGGLHGLRFMEIRRF
- a CDS encoding DsbA family protein is translated as MKNILFFLTFLFFLPVLSSRAYSYVLGNAGSNVKIVEYSDYECPWCRKFELKTFPYIYKNFVKKGYIEWDFRDYPLIALHPLSFKAAEYAGCSGNEYLLVRFKLFEYQKKWDSSGDFSFLNKYVGHYRYSKIKSCAENGLDKSYIESEIKKGEELGIHATPSFAVYKNGRLFKVVNGYRGSGYWYNTLTFLLER